ctgaagccaataagttggaaaattgtttaacatttaatattaattttcacataattcatatatattttcgCCCAGCTCTAGCTTATACCCTcatttacagcccaggctgtagcagtgTAAGGGCTAAAGCAAAAGATATACAAGGAACTTTCATCTCTGCCAGTGGTTAAGGAGGCCCAATGCTAAACAGAATACAACATGTGTTGGagttttattgatttattatggctAAATTTTAAACAAAAAGTTCTTGAAATATTAAAACTCTTTAACAGTGTACATCCCTGTCTCACCCTACACATCCCTGTCTCACACCACACATCACTGTCCCACAGTACATAGTAATAAACTAAATTCTAAACACAAAGTATTTATCACATTAATTATAATTTATACGGTAATGGTAATCGTATAAATTAATTACAAATTATGAACATGGCAGGTCATTGGAGGGTCAGTGATCGTAGGCTGCTTCTGGAAATGGGAGATCGTaatctgctgctggaggtgggagatcgtaggctgctgctggaggtgggagatcgtaggctgctgctggaggtgggaggtcGTAGGCAACTTCTTGATTGCATTCacaaacttcttgattgcattCACAAACTTCAGGGATGCATCCATTAACTTCCGGGTTGCATTCACTAACTTCCAGGTTGCATTCACTAACTTCCGGGTTCGAAGGTTGAAGATCCAGGAAATCTGGAAAGCAATGGGATCATTAAGTGAATGAtggatatatatatcaataattaaattgcgtgtgtgtgtaaacgAATAAAGAAAAAGAATGTTGAAAAAGTTTGTCATATGCTCAGTTACCTTCACCGTCATTGTGGGGGTTGAAGTGACTAGCTTCAAGGAGGCCGGGGTACATGGGCGAAAAACATACTGAACACGATGGACGATTCGCACACTTTTGACCATCTTTGGGTGGAATTGGGTCCTGGAAATTGGTACAACCACATTTCTCTGGAGCAGACATGTTGCCTAGAAGATCTGGAAAAATAATGGATCATTATagaagattgatggatagatattattttacacacacacatagtagaTGGGGTCTCCGACGATGACCAGGTTGACTTGGTGGCCAGGTCTCTCCCTAACCCCTATCCCATGCCCCCTTTTTCACTTACATAAATTTTTACCATTCTTGTAACTATTTTCAATATGCACTGTCGTAATAATTATAAACATCTTCACATCATCTCCATTCCAACTGTACACCCTCCTCTTTTTCAcacatccatacattaaaacattgattgtaaccatgatatatatgtacttccgcctacagtttagacctattgtcttgtgtatgaccctctgtcctgcgtgacagaggataccagcattatcctcacttcagTAAgacaatcgaaatcctcagataaggaaaaattgtaattaattttgtcaataaagatgttaataataataaatccctCCCTCAATCTATGCACACTCTGCCCATCACCCCCTTACATTCCCTACCTATTCCTCATACATACCCTCACTATCTCCCTCCATACCACCCTCGCAGTCTTcccccacatacaccctccccatcactcctAGTACACCATCCTGGTCTCCAACACATACATCCACCGACTTTGTGAAGAGGGTGCATAGGGCCCATTATATATAGACAAACATCACACACACTGAACTTTAAAAGCAACTTGGTTGACATCTTACCTGAATTCCTCTTGTTCTCCTCCTGTGCATTTATGGATCCATCGTACTGGCTCTCCAGCCAAGCGTCAGCTGGCTCCCCGTACTTCAAGAGGTCCATTCCTGGCGTCCAGATATTGTTAGAGATATAAAATATATACAATGTATAATGAATGCGTTCATAACACTAAAAACATAATTATAATAcaattatcaattatataatacaAAAGTGAAAACTTTATGTATTATCTTCACTTGCCTGCAATTTCCATTTCTGGAGGCACCCTCAAGACGCCGAGCAGCCTGAGGGAACCAAACATAACCAAACAAAGACCACCAGACCAGGCCACTATGGCCAGCGCCCCCACTATGTTCCAGGCGAGGACCTCCGCACTGCCCCCGTACACAATGCCACCATCCTGGAAGAGGGCCACAGcaaccagcccccacaacccacctcccATGTGTACAGCCACAGCATCAAGTGGGTCGTCAACTGTGGAAGAAACACAGCTGCATCTTATTCGGAAAAATTAAGTATAACGATAGCAACAGTTAAAACATAAAGGAATATCTTGTCCTTCAAAATACTCCACAGAATCTAACCTTGATTTCTTGAAAGTTAATTTAAGTAAAGCTGGAAATGTAGTGCCAATTTGACTTAAATAAATAACCGAGAAACCCAATTTAAACAATAACATATCACACTAGTAAAGAAGGAGCGGACGTACCCTTCAGTTTGGGCAGCAGAGAGTGGATAGCGAGGAACACTGCTCCACCCAGCGCGCCCGTGACACAGGCTCCTCACGGCCGCACCACGTTACACCCGGCACAGATGGACACCTGGggggagatgttgttgttgtttaagattcgctactgggtaccaaaagttccaagtagcacgggctatggtgagcccgtagtggactcacctggcacaggaaagGGCTGTAACCTGTGTGGGGAGAACATATTAGCAAGCATGGCGGAAATACACGtccattgttgttgttatagattcagctactcggaacagttctaagtagcacgggctatggtgagcccgtaacttacctggcacaggacaacccgttctcgcaaatttaataagtcaatattgactttacgaatttgcgagaacgggttgcacaggaGCGGGGGACACGTCCATTAttttgaattttctttattcaATCGATTTCATCATTGTGGCATTATTATttggacacactgatgaaattaatGTTTCCCCAATGTCTAGGACAGGAAACCTGTTAGGATTATTGGGGGGTCACGCTGGGACCCGATTCAATGACCGACCTtccccaagtaagtaagtaagtaattatcaaaagaaggcaccaaaccgggaaggctatgtagcaccatcaaatacgcaaaataatcagagggcgctaaaaaaaaaaaaaaaaaaaaatgcgaacaagcttgaatgttcGCAAACTCTTGGTGCAAAAGTCTTATATCTTTACAGAATATCATCAATCTtgtcgttgtgacacatccagactatttgttcaggaacggtCCTTATCTCTCATTATTTATATatgcattaatcaacggacagtcaagaacataatgggtgagggtgtgagaccttaacattcctccaaggagtgccggaccaaccgggctgtggtgggtatgtgggcctgcgggccgctccaagcaacagcctggtggaccaaactctcacaagtcaagcctggcctcgggccgagcttggggagtagaagaactcccagaaccacatcaaccaggtaccacatagtttacacttaatTTCATCATCATTAATACCTATTCCATATTCCCAGGTAATATTTTTTTGTACCCAAGCCGAGCAcccgacagctgagtggacagcgcttcagattcgtagtcctgaggttccgggttcgatccccggtggaggcggagacaaatggcaagaggtttctttcaccctgatgc
Above is a window of Procambarus clarkii isolate CNS0578487 chromosome 11, FALCON_Pclarkii_2.0, whole genome shotgun sequence DNA encoding:
- the LOC138363823 gene encoding uncharacterized protein, whose amino-acid sequence is MDLLKYGEPADAWLESQYDGSINAQEENKRNSDLLGNMSAPEKCGCTNFQDPIPPKDGQKCANRPSCSVCFSPMYPGLLEASHFNPHNDGEDFLDLQPSNPEVSECNLEVSECNPEVNGCIPEVCECNQEVCECNQEVAYDLPPPAAAYDLPPPAAAYDLPPPAADYDLPFPEAAYDH